A stretch of Primulina tabacum isolate GXHZ01 chromosome 13, ASM2559414v2, whole genome shotgun sequence DNA encodes these proteins:
- the LOC142522944 gene encoding putative WRKY transcription factor 7 isoform X2 has protein sequence MAVELMMNYRNSGFISQSEEYAEKEAASGLQSVEKLLNLFTSEQDRNPNEMEMDYAAVADVAVSKFKRVISILGRTRTGHARFRRAPLTSSSTAAYDPDSSPNSVLIPHMVTENPRAEAQSYAKVYCPTPIQQVSPPEYHHVLKKNVVENGKESGSKTISFSHSPMLSRGNSFLSSLAAGGLSETKQQHTSSSSVLHMISSLSQVSNSAGKPPLSSCSSFKRKCISSENAVSGKCSGSSGRCHCSKRKKLKLKRVIRIPAISMKMSDIPSDDYSWRKYGQKPIKGSPHPRK, from the exons ATGGCTGTGGAGCTCATGATGAATTACAGGAACAGCGGTTTTATTTCACAGTCTGAAGAATACGCTGAGAAAGAAGCTGCTTCTGGGCTACAAAGTGTTGAAAAGCTCTTGAACCTGTTCACGTCAGAGCAAGATCGAAACCCAAATGAAATGGAGATGGATTACGCGGCGGTGGCGGATGTCGCGGTGAGCAAGTTTAAAAGAGTTATTTCTATTCTTGGCCGGACGCGAACCGGTCATGCTCGGTTCAGAAGAGCGCCGCTAACTTCTTCTTCTACTGCTGCTTATGATCCGGACTCGTCTCCTAATTCTGTGCTGATTCCACACATGGTTACGGAAAACCCTCGAGCAGAAGCTCAAAGTTATGCCAAAGTCTACTGTCCTACACCAATTCAACAAGTCTCACCTCCAGAATATCATCATGTTCTGAAGAAAAATGTCGTGGAAAATGGAAAAGAATCGGGGTCTAAGACGATTAGTTTCTCTCACTCGCCGATGCTTTCTCGAGGGAATTCGTTTTTATCGTCATTGGCCGCGGGCGGTCTTTCTGAAACTAAGCAGCAGCATACATCATCTTCCTCGGTTCTTCATATGATTAGCAGTCTTTCTCAGGTTTCGAATTCTGCCGGGAAGCCTCCTCTGTCATCTTGTTcttcttttaaaagaaaatgcatTTCGTCGGAAAATGCCGTCTCCGGAAAGTGCAGTGGCTCCTCCGGCCGCTGCCACTGTTCAAAAAGAAA GAAATTGAAACTAAAGAGGGTGATCAGGATTCCGGCGATCAGCATGAAGATGTCTGATATTCCATCGGATGATTATTCCTGGAGAAAATACGGTCAGAAACCCATCAAAGGTTCTCCACATCCAAG aaaataa
- the LOC142522944 gene encoding putative WRKY transcription factor 15 isoform X1, protein MAVELMMNYRNSGFISQSEEYAEKEAASGLQSVEKLLNLFTSEQDRNPNEMEMDYAAVADVAVSKFKRVISILGRTRTGHARFRRAPLTSSSTAAYDPDSSPNSVLIPHMVTENPRAEAQSYAKVYCPTPIQQVSPPEYHHVLKKNVVENGKESGSKTISFSHSPMLSRGNSFLSSLAAGGLSETKQQHTSSSSVLHMISSLSQVSNSAGKPPLSSCSSFKRKCISSENAVSGKCSGSSGRCHCSKRKKLKLKRVIRIPAISMKMSDIPSDDYSWRKYGQKPIKGSPHPRGYYKCSSVRGCPARKHVERALDDPTMLVVTYEGQHNHSLSIAETNSTMILESS, encoded by the exons ATGGCTGTGGAGCTCATGATGAATTACAGGAACAGCGGTTTTATTTCACAGTCTGAAGAATACGCTGAGAAAGAAGCTGCTTCTGGGCTACAAAGTGTTGAAAAGCTCTTGAACCTGTTCACGTCAGAGCAAGATCGAAACCCAAATGAAATGGAGATGGATTACGCGGCGGTGGCGGATGTCGCGGTGAGCAAGTTTAAAAGAGTTATTTCTATTCTTGGCCGGACGCGAACCGGTCATGCTCGGTTCAGAAGAGCGCCGCTAACTTCTTCTTCTACTGCTGCTTATGATCCGGACTCGTCTCCTAATTCTGTGCTGATTCCACACATGGTTACGGAAAACCCTCGAGCAGAAGCTCAAAGTTATGCCAAAGTCTACTGTCCTACACCAATTCAACAAGTCTCACCTCCAGAATATCATCATGTTCTGAAGAAAAATGTCGTGGAAAATGGAAAAGAATCGGGGTCTAAGACGATTAGTTTCTCTCACTCGCCGATGCTTTCTCGAGGGAATTCGTTTTTATCGTCATTGGCCGCGGGCGGTCTTTCTGAAACTAAGCAGCAGCATACATCATCTTCCTCGGTTCTTCATATGATTAGCAGTCTTTCTCAGGTTTCGAATTCTGCCGGGAAGCCTCCTCTGTCATCTTGTTcttcttttaaaagaaaatgcatTTCGTCGGAAAATGCCGTCTCCGGAAAGTGCAGTGGCTCCTCCGGCCGCTGCCACTGTTCAAAAAGAAA GAAATTGAAACTAAAGAGGGTGATCAGGATTCCGGCGATCAGCATGAAGATGTCTGATATTCCATCGGATGATTATTCCTGGAGAAAATACGGTCAGAAACCCATCAAAGGTTCTCCACATCCAAG AGGATACTACAAGTGCAGCAGTGTTCGAGGTTGTCCGGCGCGTAAACATGTGGAGAGGGCTTTGGACGATCCAACGATGCTAGTCGTCACCTACGAAGGCCAGCACAATCATTCTCTCTCCATTGCTGAAACCAATAGTACCATGATCTTAGAGTCTTCTTAA